A genome region from Thermoanaerobaculia bacterium includes the following:
- a CDS encoding TPM domain-containing protein — MKSFLSNVDHDRIVSAIAAAEARSSGEIRVHVHHRAVRDPIAAAKKIFEKLGMTRTAQKNGVLIFVAPRSRNFAILGDSGIHDRCGEHFWKSAAAEMTRLFGEGDFTGGIVATIEKLGEALEAHFPRGVKDANELPNQVDES; from the coding sequence ATGAAGAGCTTTTTGTCCAACGTCGATCACGACCGAATCGTCTCGGCGATCGCCGCGGCGGAGGCGAGAAGCTCGGGCGAGATCCGGGTCCACGTCCATCACCGCGCCGTCCGCGATCCGATCGCCGCCGCGAAGAAGATCTTCGAGAAGCTCGGGATGACGAGGACCGCCCAGAAGAACGGCGTTCTGATCTTCGTGGCCCCGCGGTCGAGGAACTTCGCGATCCTCGGCGACTCGGGCATCCACGACCGGTGCGGCGAGCACTTCTGGAAGAGCGCCGCCGCCGAGATGACCCGTCTCTTCGGCGAGGGAGACTTCACCGGCGGAATCGTCGCGACGATCGAGAAGCTCGGCGAGGCCCTCGAGGCGCATTTTCCGCGCGGCGTGAAGGACGCCAACGAGCTGCCGAATCAGGTCGACGAAAGCTGA
- a CDS encoding AraC family transcriptional regulator — protein sequence MASLEVSSALALPSAASFAVGVAVDPLFATELFRIGRWRCVVGPSESTAIQAQRWPMISFTHAGAFVVHSGGRSAVIDPTCTLLINPGAPYRMSRHFGERSHGAYVLVRPDVFADVARTASEARAEGFAGIEGPSSTRSYLLQRSLLDRIRSVPGPDALEVDEMAMALVEAAFRPRGRADSEVTPRQRARIDRARALILENLSAPLKLDDVARGIALSPFHLCRLFRRSTGRTLHRYRTALRLRIALERIADPGIDLAALSLELGYSSHSHFTAAFRKEFGVSPSKIRGRGNAERLRALIREWDAGPAFPCREPPEPSRKKESGQLSST from the coding sequence GTGGCGTCACTCGAAGTCTCCTCCGCGTTGGCTCTTCCGTCGGCCGCTTCCTTCGCGGTCGGCGTGGCCGTCGATCCGCTCTTTGCGACGGAGCTGTTTCGAATCGGTCGCTGGCGCTGCGTGGTGGGTCCGTCGGAATCGACCGCGATCCAGGCGCAGCGCTGGCCCATGATCTCGTTCACGCACGCCGGAGCGTTCGTCGTTCATTCGGGCGGCCGCTCGGCCGTGATCGACCCGACGTGCACGCTGCTGATCAACCCCGGCGCGCCGTACCGCATGAGCCGCCATTTCGGCGAGCGTTCCCACGGCGCCTACGTGCTCGTGCGCCCCGACGTCTTCGCCGACGTCGCCCGAACGGCGAGCGAAGCGCGCGCGGAGGGCTTCGCCGGAATCGAAGGGCCGAGCTCGACGCGGAGCTATCTCCTCCAACGCTCGCTCCTCGACCGGATACGCTCGGTACCCGGCCCGGACGCTCTCGAGGTCGACGAGATGGCGATGGCCCTCGTCGAAGCCGCGTTCCGGCCGAGGGGGCGCGCCGATTCCGAGGTGACTCCCCGTCAACGCGCGCGGATCGATCGGGCGCGGGCCTTGATCCTCGAAAACCTGTCGGCGCCGCTGAAGCTCGACGACGTCGCCCGCGGGATCGCGCTGTCCCCGTTCCATCTCTGCCGCCTGTTCCGCCGCTCGACCGGCCGGACGCTCCACCGGTACCGTACGGCGCTTCGCCTGAGGATCGCGCTCGAACGCATCGCGGACCCGGGGATCGACCTCGCCGCCCTCTCGCTCGAGCTCGGATACTCGAGCCACAGCCATTTCACGGCGGCGTTCCGGAAGGAATTCGGCGTCAGCCCGTCGAAGATCCGCGGCCGCGGGAACGCCGAGCGGCTTCGGGCCCTCATCCGGGAATGGGACGCCGGTCCGGCTTTTCCCTGCCGTGAGCCGCCGGAGCCGTCACGGAAAAAGGAATCCGGTCAGCTTTCGTCGACCTGA
- the galU gene encoding UTP--glucose-1-phosphate uridylyltransferase GalU, with amino-acid sequence MQRTIRKAVFPVAGLGTRFLPATKALPKEMLPLVDKPLVQYAVEEARDSGLDQILLVTGRGKNAIEDHFDVSFELEALLGVRGKEDLLAEVQEISQMIEVAYVRQKQALGLGHAILQARQIVGNEPFAVLLADDVIDAERPALRQMIEVFEGRGNPVLALCEVPRQDTAMYGIVSGRKIDDRLTEVTGMVEKPAPEQAPSNHAIIGRYILTPDIFEILASTPPDHRGEIQITDALKTLLGRRPIDGYAFEGKRYDAGDKLGFLKATVELALKREDLGAPFREYLATLTR; translated from the coding sequence ATGCAGCGCACGATCCGCAAAGCCGTGTTCCCCGTCGCCGGTCTCGGCACGCGGTTCCTTCCCGCCACGAAGGCACTCCCGAAGGAGATGCTGCCGCTTGTCGACAAGCCCCTCGTGCAGTACGCGGTCGAGGAGGCGCGCGACTCGGGCCTCGACCAGATCCTGCTCGTCACGGGACGCGGCAAGAACGCGATCGAGGATCACTTCGACGTCTCGTTCGAGCTCGAGGCCCTGCTCGGCGTGCGCGGCAAGGAGGACCTCCTCGCCGAGGTGCAGGAGATCTCTCAGATGATCGAGGTCGCCTACGTCCGGCAGAAGCAGGCGCTCGGCCTCGGTCACGCGATTCTCCAGGCGCGCCAGATCGTCGGCAACGAGCCGTTCGCCGTTCTGCTCGCCGACGACGTGATCGACGCCGAGCGCCCCGCCCTGCGCCAGATGATCGAAGTCTTCGAGGGCCGCGGCAATCCCGTCCTCGCCCTTTGCGAGGTGCCTCGCCAGGACACCGCGATGTACGGCATCGTGTCGGGACGCAAGATCGACGACCGGCTGACGGAGGTCACCGGCATGGTCGAGAAGCCCGCGCCGGAGCAGGCGCCTTCCAACCACGCGATCATCGGCCGCTACATCCTCACGCCTGACATCTTCGAGATCCTCGCGAGCACGCCGCCCGACCATCGGGGCGAGATCCAGATCACCGACGCGCTCAAGACGCTCCTCGGCCGCCGGCCGATCGACGGATACGCCTTCGAGGGAAAGCGCTACGACGCGGGCGACAAGCTCGGCTTCCTGAAGGCGACGGTCGAGCTCGCGTTGAAGCGCGAGGACCTCGGCGCGCCCTTCCGGGAGTATCTGGCGACGCTGACCCGTTGA